The window AAGAAGAATTGAATCAAGATCGTATCGATCACGGGAAGAAGCCATTTCCACCTGATAAATTTGAAAAAGAAGAAGTGAAGGAAATTAAGCAAAGTACGACAGATCCTGAAAGTGGATACTATGTAAAAGATGAAAGAACCAAACAGTTTGCTTATTCATTCCATGCTGCAGCTGATCGGTATGGATTTATACTTGGATCGATTGTGACACCTGGGAATGTTCATGATAGTCATATGCTTCAGCCACTTGTTGAAAAGATTATGGATAAAGTGAAGAAGCCACTTGCTGTTGCTGCCGATGCTGCTTATAAAACTCCTGCGATTACTAAATTCTTATTTGACCAAGAGATTCAACCTGCACTCCCTTATACACGTCCAAAAACGAAGGATGGATTTTTACGGAAACACGATTATGTATATGACGAGTACTATGATTGCTACCTTTGTCCGGAAGGGCAAGTTCTTAAATATTCGACTACCACTAAAGAAGGTAAACGCCAGTACAAATCAAACCCTTCTCAATGTGCAACCTGTCCTTTGCTTACTCAATGTACGAATAGTAAAGATCACCGGAAAATCATTGAGCGTCATATTTGGGCAGAATATGTAGAGGAAGCGGATCATCTTCGTCATCAAAACGAGACCAAACAAATATATGCGAGACGTAAAGAGACGATTGAACGTGTCTTTGCGGATGCGAAAGAGAAGCATGGTATGCGCTGGACAACCCTACGAGGGATTAAAAAATTGTCCATGCAGGCGATGCTTACTTTTGCTGCCATGAATTTAAAGAAGCTTGCCAATTGGACATGGCAAGCTCCAGAAATGGTCTAAATTATAATACTCGAAGAGTACTTTTGACTAAAATCGGACTAAAAAATACCCAAAAGAATCTCAAAAAATACAAAAGGCTTCCAGAATGTGACCATTCTGAAGGCCTTTTGTCGACAATCTGAGGTGAGGAAAATAAATTTTCCTCACCAAATTATTAGGCATTTACTTCTTTTTCTTCAAGCCATTTTAACTGTTGTTGAACGAATTCTTCAGAAAGATTGTGAATGGCGATATAGCGATTGCGTTCGTGTTTTGAACATTCAATCGTACAACCCCCTAAATGTTTTAGTTCATTCTCTTCAGAACTAATAATTTGTTTGTTACATTCTGGATTCGCACAGTTAATGTAACGTTCGCAAGGTGTGCCATCGAAATGATCTTTGCCGACAACTACATGCTCAACTTGGTTAATTGGAACAGTTAAACGCTCGTCAAATACGTACATTTGACCATCCCATAGTTGGCCTTTCGCAACAGGGTCTTTACCATAAGTGGCAACTCCACCGTGTAATTGGCCAACATCTTCACCGATTCCCTCACGTTTTAACCAACCAGAGAATTTTTCACAACGAATTCCACCCGTACAATATGTTAGTACACGTTTACCTTCAAATAATTCGCGGTTGTCACGAACCCATTGAGGTGTATCACGGAAAGTTTCTACCTCTGGGCGAATCGCACCACGGAAGTGACCAACATCATATTCATATGTGTTACGCACATCTAATACGACTGTATTTTCATCCTGCATTTCATTTAAAAATTCTTCAGGTGATAAATAACGACCTGTAATTTCATGTGGATTGACATCATCTTCTAAGCTTAGATTAACTAGCTCCGGGCGAGGACGTACATGCATCTTCTTGAAAGCATGTTTGTCTACCTCATCAATTTTAAATACGATACCTTCGAATAATGGATGATTTTTCATCATTTCCATGTAAGCATTTGTATCTTCAATAGTTCCTGAAACAGTACCATTGATCCCTTCATTCGCTACTAAAATACGACCTTTTAAGTTCATCTCTTTACAAGCCTTTAAATGTTCGGCTGAAAAAGCTGCTGGATCTTCAATCGTAGTATAATGATAATAAAGCAATACTCTGTAATTCATTTATATTCCACCTATCATGTATATTTGCAAGATATATTGATAGTATATCTTTTGTTTTAAGGTCTAGTTTTAATCGACAAGACCAAATAAAAACAGCGGATATAATTATATATCACACTGTTGAATGATGCAAGAAAATGGTCTTTTCAAGACGTCAGATATAAAATATATCATAAAAATACTAACCAATCCATCATACATAAGTCTGATTTCTTATTTTAGTGAAAGAAATTGATTTTATTCAAAAGAGATTGACAACATTTACAATATATACTAATCTTTTTGTGTAAACTAAAAAAGATATAAGTTAACACAAAGGGGATGTAAGAAATGAAAACGAAAACATATTCATATGTCGTTACCGCTTTCGGCGCAGCAATCATTGCTGTACTTGCCCAAATGACAATTCCATTACCACTTATTCCAATTACTGGTCAAACACTAGCAATTGGACTTATTGTAACGATTTTGGGCAAGAAAAATGGGACCTTAGCCGTTCTATTATATATCTTGCTGGGAGCAATCGGTTTGCCTGTCTTTTCAGGCTTTTCAGGTGGACTAGCAGTTATAGTAGGACCTACAGGAGGCTATATTATCGGATTTTTAGTACAGGCCTACCTAATGGGATTATATATGGATAAATTTGGAGTGAACTATACACATTCAATCATAGCCAATTTAATCGGCATGGTAATTACCCTGACTTTTGGTACTACTTGGCTAAAAATTGTTGGGGATTTATCTTGGACAGCCGCATTTATGGGTGGTGTTTATCCATTTATTATAGTAGGAATTATTAAAGCAGTAGCAGCAGCCTGGATTGGGGTTATTGTTCGCAACCGTTTGGAAAGCGCTCAACTGCTTAATCAACTTGCATAGGATTGATTCATAAAAAATCATTTCAAATATAAAAAGAACGAGCTATTCAAATTACGAATAGCTCGTTTAATTGTTAATAAGAAAATTGCTTCCATTCCTTTACTCGAGGAACGTTAACATTTTGGTTATATGATTGATCTTTAACATAAACCTTTGTAGCTAAGTCTTTTAATGTATCAAGAACTGCTGGTTTATCGTCAAAGTAGAAATCTAAATTCAATTGTTTAATAATATCAATTTTCTCTTGGTCTTGCATCCCACAGAAAAATTGATCATCATGTATTGGAAACCCTTGATCTCTAACCCATTGACGCGTTCTTTGACAGTATTCCTTTGGGCGGGATGTAATATAGTAGATTTCATGTCCCTCACGTTCAAGTTGATTTAATAACTCACTAGCACCAACAAATGCTGGACAATCCGTAAAATAGATTTCCTCTAATAAGCTGTTCCACATCTGCCCACCAGCTTCTTTGTCTAAACCAAATGCTTCATGTATTTCTACAGTTTTTAATTCACGAAAAATTTCAATCCCGATATTTTGATTGAGCTTTCGATTATAAATACGAAAAGCATGTTCTCTTAAATTGATGAGTGTATCATCAATATCAAAACCAAATCTCAAAAAAGCTCCTACTTTCCTATGAATAAATTACAAACTGTGTTGCGAAATTTTGTTCTTTTTCAATTTGAATCGCTTGTAATTTTTCCACTTCTTTTTTACGTTGCGTGGCACAATTTACCAAATCTATATTTGAAATAGTTTCGTGCGTTAAAATAGCTGCTAATATATCCGCATCCTTCATCGCACTATTAAGTCCAAATGCTCCAGTTGGTGTCATTGTATGTACTGCATCACCAATCAAAGCTAATCCAGCTTTTCCCCAAGTATCCGAGTAATTACTATGCACATCTAGTAAAACAAAATCCTGCCAAGAGTTGATGTGGAGTCGAGCAATTTCTTTTACCTGAGGAAAGGCTTTTATTAACTTATCAATAAAGGATGTAAAGGGTTGCTTTCGGATTTCAGAATAAGATCCTTCTTTAATATTCCAACCAATCTGAATATAGCCGTTTACTTGGGTGAATAATGATAGTTGCATACCATCAACAAGTGCCATTTTGATGGACGGTTCCCAATTTTGTGGAGCAGGAATTTTTGCCCATAATAAATCATATCCATGTTTCCGTACTGTAACGTCAATT is drawn from Lysinibacillus sp. SGAir0095 and contains these coding sequences:
- a CDS encoding biotin transporter BioY, producing the protein MKTKTYSYVVTAFGAAIIAVLAQMTIPLPLIPITGQTLAIGLIVTILGKKNGTLAVLLYILLGAIGLPVFSGFSGGLAVIVGPTGGYIIGFLVQAYLMGLYMDKFGVNYTHSIIANLIGMVITLTFGTTWLKIVGDLSWTAAFMGGVYPFIIVGIIKAVAAAWIGVIVRNRLESAQLLNQLA
- a CDS encoding IS1182 family transposase encodes the protein MMSKNQINERDQIEMITIEQLVPQNHLVRKLESAIDFSFIYPLVEPLYSTLGRPSVDPVVLIKMTFVQYVFGIRSMRQTIKEIETNMAYRWFLGFGFHSEIPHFSTFGKNYERRFQDTDIFEQIFYRILKEIADKGLLSADHVFIDSTHVKASANKRKFEKKIVRKETRAYEAKLQEELNQDRIDHGKKPFPPDKFEKEEVKEIKQSTTDPESGYYVKDERTKQFAYSFHAAADRYGFILGSIVTPGNVHDSHMLQPLVEKIMDKVKKPLAVAADAAYKTPAITKFLFDQEIQPALPYTRPKTKDGFLRKHDYVYDEYYDCYLCPEGQVLKYSTTTKEGKRQYKSNPSQCATCPLLTQCTNSKDHRKIIERHIWAEYVEEADHLRHQNETKQIYARRKETIERVFADAKEKHGMRWTTLRGIKKLSMQAMLTFAAMNLKKLANWTWQAPEMV
- a CDS encoding FAD-dependent monooxygenase, which codes for MKLTTEVCIVGAGPGGALLAYLLAKQNVSVTLLERHKEVAKEFRGEHLNEEGEAILKNHGLFEKVERLGLLRMESLEYWDNGKLFKLINPNPNVGHLGIHVPQAHLLTVIIEEAKKYSNFSLMTDTRVIELLKDEEGCFTGVKAIREGEEISIESNLVVGADGRFSTVRKKSGIDVTVRKHGYDLLWAKIPAPQNWEPSIKMALVDGMQLSLFTQVNGYIQIGWNIKEGSYSEIRKQPFTSFIDKLIKAFPQVKEIARLHINSWQDFVLLDVHSNYSDTWGKAGLALIGDAVHTMTPTGAFGLNSAMKDADILAAILTHETISNIDLVNCATQRKKEVEKLQAIQIEKEQNFATQFVIYS
- a CDS encoding rhodanese-related sulfurtransferase, whose amino-acid sequence is MNYRVLLYYHYTTIEDPAAFSAEHLKACKEMNLKGRILVANEGINGTVSGTIEDTNAYMEMMKNHPLFEGIVFKIDEVDKHAFKKMHVRPRPELVNLSLEDDVNPHEITGRYLSPEEFLNEMQDENTVVLDVRNTYEYDVGHFRGAIRPEVETFRDTPQWVRDNRELFEGKRVLTYCTGGIRCEKFSGWLKREGIGEDVGQLHGGVATYGKDPVAKGQLWDGQMYVFDERLTVPINQVEHVVVGKDHFDGTPCERYINCANPECNKQIISSEENELKHLGGCTIECSKHERNRYIAIHNLSEEFVQQQLKWLEEKEVNA